In Candidatus Bathyarchaeota archaeon, the genomic window AGAAAGATACAATAAGCACATTATTTTTTTTTAAAAATTTTCAAATTGTACAAAATAGGTTTCAACATCAATTTGCTCGATACTCTTTATTATTAGTTTAATTTTTTCATTTTGAGCCTCAATTATAAAGTCCTCAAAGTAATCATATACGCCACAGCTTTCACAAAATGGACCTTGAAATTTTAACCATAATTTATTATCCTTCATCTTGGTTAAGCTAGCAGTAGCTTCTGGCCTTCTTAATCTGTTGTACTCTTTTATTATTCCATTAACTGCCTTTTCATTCACCTTATCAAGTCTCCAATATAATACTAATCACACAAAAAAATAGAAATTGGGTTTAAGCGCGTACGCTATCGGATTCTTAAGTTAGATGTTGATTAGGATTGCAAATATTCTAGAATGGCCGTGATTTCCTCTGGAGAAAGGGGGCCTCCAAATGCAGGCATTCCCTCGTCTAATTCACCGTTTTCGATTATGGACCTATCAGCATTACTAGCAGTAAGTGCTGGTGCACTTCCCCCCTCTCCCTTTGCACCATGGCATGGCATACAATTGGTCTCGAATAGATTCCCACCATCAATTGCTTGAGGGGTTGTTTCTTCAACTGGTGGAATCGTTGCAGGGGCAGATGGAGCAGACATATAATAATAACCAGCAACTGCTGCGATTACGACTATAACAGCTACAATACCTATAATAGCACGATTATCCAAAAAAACACTTCCCATCAAAGGATCTTATTTGATCTATTTTATAATTTTTTTCCCCTTTGTTCATGCTAATAATAATCTAACACAAAGATTTAGTATTTTCTTGAATGAATAGATAGTGGGTAGGAAAATTTGGCTAAGATCGTTAGACTCGGAATTACTTTTCCTTCGGAACTTTTAGATGATTTCGATAGCATTATTAAAAAAATGGGTTACAAAAATCGATCAAAGGCAATCCAAGACTCCGTAGCCTCTTTTATAAGCGAATATAAACATCTCGATAAAGAAAAAGGTGAGAGGGTAGGAGTACTCTCTGTCTTGTATGATCACACAGCCAAAGGCCTAGAAGAAAGACTCACTCATATTCAGCATAGATTTAGTGGTATTATACGTTCAACCATGCATGTTCATCTGGATGAAAAAGATTGTCTACAGGCAATAGCTGTTAAAGGTGATACCGATAAAATCAGGAAATTGTTGCAGAGTTTATTAACAAATAAAGGAGTAAAGCAAGCAAAACTGGGGATAGTCTCTGCAAGTTCTGGGACTTAGACTTTTTCTCATTTACTTTCAATAAGCTGGAGGGCAAGGGCGAGAATCTCACTATTGACTTCTTCAATATTTTTATTGCTATCAACCAAAGTGAGACGCCCTTTCTCAACTAAGTTCAAATAGTTTTTTCTTATTCTTTTCTGGAATTCAAGATTTTCAAAAATACTTTTCTCTCTTTTTATTCTTTCAAGTCCAATTTCAGGAGCTACATCTAGATAAATTGCTAAATCCGGCTCAATGGCAAAATGATTTAGACTTTCAATCCATTTTATATCGACATTTTGTACACCTTGGTAGACAATTGAAGCATAAACGTATCTATCACATACAACAACCTTCCCCTTATCAAGCCAAGGTATAATTTCATTTTTCAAATGTTCAAATCTATCAGCTGCAAAAAGTAAAGCTTCAACTTCTGGTGTAAGTTTCTTTTTACTTACAACTTCGCTTCTGATGAATCTCCCAACAGTACCATTACTTGGTTCCATAGTATATTCTACTTCGAAACCTTTCTTTTTCAAAGAATAGTATAACGTTTTAGAATGTGTAGTCTTTCCAGAACCATCGATTCCATCGATAACCAAAAAAACTCCTTGATGTTCACCCAATAGTCTGGCGACTCCTAGAAGGCATGCTTATATTAGAAACTTTTCTTTAACTCATTAATAAAATAGACATCCTAATTTAATGAAATTTTGATAAAATTCTTTATTAAAAAGTGAAATTCTAATAATGCACTCATCAAAAAGATATTGGGGTTTTGTGAAGGACCCTGTATACGGTTACATAAGACTCACTGATTCTGAGAAGAATATCATTGATACAAGACCATTCCAACGTTTAAGAAGAATTAAGCAATTAGCTGTTTCGTACTTAGTTTACCCAGCCGCAAACCATACCCGTTTTGAACATTCATTAGGAGCCATGCATCTTGCAGGAATACTGGGAGAGAGTTTACCAATCGAATTAGATAATGAATTTATTACAGAACTTCGATTAGCGTCTCTATTGCATGACATCGGCCACGGTCCTTTGTCTCATCTTTTTGAACCGTTATTGTCAAAGTATGTGAATAAGAATCATGAAGATATGACCTTTTGGCTTATACAAAATTCAATTCTTGCAGAGACTTTAAAAAAAGAGGGTTTCGATCCAGAGAGAATATCAAAACTTGCAGTTGGTAGATTGAAGGATGGGAAATATCCATTTTTGGATCAAGTTATTAGAAGCTCTGTTGATGTAGACAAGATGGATTTCATAGTTAGAGATTCCTATCATACTGGCGCAGGTTATGGTTACGTGGATGTTTACAGGCTGATATACACAATGGATATTTTAAATGATAATCTGGCAATTGATATAACTGCTCTCTCAGCTTTCGAAGCTTTCTTATTAGCTAGATTAGAATCTTTCAAAGCAATCTATTTCCATCGTACATCTCGTGCGGCGCAGATTACATTACTCAAGGCTATGGAAAATGCAATGGATGAGTTGAAATTATTTAATTTTAACTCACCTGAAGATTATTTGAAGCTTGATGATTACTCTATATGGTATATGTTGAAGAAAAGCAGTCAATCCAAAGCAATAATGAAGCTAGAGAATAGAGAGTTGCTCAAATGCGCTTATGAAAAAACATTCTTTGATGATGATCAACTTGTAACGAGTATATTCAATAACGAAGCGGTTAGGAAAGAGATTGAGGAAGAAATAGCTAATAAAGCTAAGATCGATTCAGATCTAGTTACTATAGATATTCCTTCCTTGCCATCTGTTCCATACCATTATGCGATCGATATTGAACCAATGAACATACCGACCTTTCGTAAAGATGGAAAGGGTAACAAGATCCCGCAAAAAATAACTGAGCTTTCACGGATTATTGAATCTCTGGGAGTATTCATGAATATTATAAGAGTATATACTGAGAGTAAATATAGAGAGAAAATAAGAAAAGCATCCCAAGATGTTCTTGGGAAAACTCCATTGTCCAGTTTAATTTCCTATTAAAGAGAGCGATAATTACTTAATTCTTATCAAGTATTTTTGTGAAGGTTCTCAATGCGTCTTTTTCTGGAAGTGTGGTGAATACAGAAACAAGACTCATTTTATTAGTCTTGGCAGCAATTTTTTCTGCTAAAAATCTACTTGCTATCATATACTTTCCGCCAATTAAGACAGATGAAGTCATTGGAATATCATCTACTGATTTCGGCGTAGAAATTGCAAGCGTTCCAAGTTGCATATCTCCATCATAAAAAAACGCTATGCTCGCATTTTTTAAGGTCAGTAATTTTAAATGGTACTTTGTGCCATCCTCTTCGATAGTCTTCTCTTCAAAAGACAATCTATCGACTCCATATCAATCTAAAATAACTACAGCAATTGAACTCAATAAACATAGTTTTTGTTCTCGTATTTTCGCACATCTTAGAATATTGCATGCTATACTTTAGAAGCAGTAAATAGAATTGAAGTTAGTTATCGGATTAATGTGCACGCTTAAAAATATATAAAGAATTTCTATGAGAATTGAGAAATTTCTTACTTATTCCCAATTCACAACTTTTCCATACTCTCTTTAATTCTTTCCAAACCCTTATTGATATTGTCAAGACTCGTAGCATAAGAAAATCTCATATAGCCTTCTCCATAACTACCGAAAGCATCTCCATGTAATGCTGCCACATGCGCATTATGTAAAAAGTGTTCCATCAAGTCTCTGGATTTCATGCCAGTATCTTTTATATTTGGAAAAACATAGAAAGCCCCAGTTGGCAATTTACAGCTGATTCCCTTGATGCTATTCAATCCATCTACAATTGCATCTCTTCTTTTCTTATACTCTGAAACCATTTCGGTTACACAATCTTGAGGTCCTTTCAAAGCTTCTATTGCAGCTTTTTGACTAAACGCATTTGGACAAGAACTGATGTTTATTTGGAGTTTAGTGATCCTGGATATGATATCTGAGTTACCAACAGCATAACCGAGCCTCCATCCAGTCATCGCATAACTTTTTGAAAAGCCATGAATTAATATGCATCTTTCCTTCATTCCAGGTTCAGAAAGCATACTATAATGTTCTCCATCATATATGATATCAGAATATATTTCATCTGACATCACCCAAAGATCATTTTCTCTGACTATCTCTGCCAACTCCTGGACCTCTTCCTTCAGTAAGCTTGAACCACATGGATTATGAGGCGAGTTGAGCATAATCATTTTGGTTTTATCTGTAATTTTACTTCTGACATCTTCAGGATTTAACCTAAAATCATTCTCTTCTTTTAATGGAATGGGTATTGGAACTCCATTGACAATGTTCACAACAGATTCATATATCGGAAAAGCTGGGTTGGGCATGATTACTTCATCCCCAGAATTAACAATGGCCAAAATTCCCATAAACAAACCAGGTTTAGCACCAGGCATAACTACTATTTCATTATTAGGATCTATGTCAGCGCTAAATTTTGCATTTAGATGTTCGGCTATTGCCTCCCTCAATTCAGGAATTCCTTGTGCGGGCGTATAGTGTGTATATCCGTCTTTTAAAGCCTGAATGGCTGCGTTCTTTATGTGCTCAGGGGTGTCAAAGTCTGGTTCACCCATCTCAAAATGCACAACATCTGTACCTTTTTTCTCTATTTCCTTTGCCATCGCAAAAACTTCGAAAGCAGTTTCCGTGCCTGCTCTGGACATTCTTTCAGCAAACGACAAACCTTTACTCATTCTGCTGCATTACTCCTCTAACTATTAATACAACTCCAAAATACAATATTATATTCTCCAGAAAAGCAACCTTTCGAGAATATAAATTTTAACGATTTGTAATCTTATAAATAAAAGTCAGAATTGAGCTCCTTTCCGGATTCAGATATGATTATCGATCCAGCCACAATCTTGGAGATTCCATCCAGATTTCTAACTGGAGTATATATTCTAATTTCACCCTCACTTTCATTAAATTCTTTTAGGATGCCTATTCCTTGTAAGAAACCCTCTTCATCTAATAAACCCAAAAGCCTACTTCTATAATCTAAGCGGTTATCTATTCCTTCAAATTTTACTTTGTGCAATGAAATGCGTTTAATTGAACCATTTTCTAAATATTTTCTATAGCCATATTCCCTAAGGTTTCTTCTTTCATCTTTACTCCTCTTTTTCACATAATCAGAAGAATGTAAAAAATTGAAGCTCCCTTTTTCATCATTTTCAATAATTTTTTCAAAATTATTTACTTCTCCGATTCCTAGAATCAAATCAGGAGATGTTACATTGAGGATTTTTCGTTTGTAATTTATCGCTTCTGGGCCAATTATCCAGCCATCAGTATTAATTATAAGCGGTAGTTTCGATGACTCAATGTAATCTAATATTTTTTTAATGCCAAGAATTACTTTTTCAATGACTTGATTTGGAGTAGTGTCCCCAATGAAAAAGAGTCTGGTGACTTTAACAAAACTAAGACTGTTGATATAACAATTCATATGGCCTAGACCTATTGTTGTGGGAGGGCCTATATCTGATTGACCTATGTCTGCATCAATCAAATTTGCTTCAAGACCACTCTTCAAAAACGAATTAGCAAGAAAAGTACAGATTGTACTTTTTCCGGAATCAACGCCACCTATTACTATTATTCTTTTGTAATTTTTTTTCTTAATTCTTTTTACTATTTCTTTCCAGGAATTGGATATCGTACTGCCTTGAACCACTTTATATTTTGCTTTTTTTCCAAGATTAATTTCAAAAGAAGCACTTGTATCAACCTTCACGATTAATTGTTGTTCTTTTAGAACGATAATTTTTCTTCCTAAAGATAAATCAACACCTAAAATATTCGCTTTACCGTTTTTTAGAGTAATGGATGCTGGACCCGATAATAGAATACTGTCTTCTTGCTTTGCTATTAATTCCAATTTCGCACCTTGCAGATTGTATCGCATAACTTTTGTTTACTTTTTTATAAATATGATAAGTAAATTAGATTTCACTATCAAATAGTAACTTTTGTGGTTTTGTTAAAAAAGTAAAAGGTTGTTGCAACTTAGGGTTGGATGAGGAACATTTTATTTCTAGTGGCAGTCCTTTTCTAAATAAAATTCTTAAGAAGGGATTTCCAATCAACCATATCAGTCTGATATACGGTGAGGCATCTACAGGAAAAACAACCTTGGTAATGCAAAGTTCATTTGAAGTAGTAAAAGAAAATTTCAAGGTACTGTATATCGACTTTGACCATTCTTTTTCCTTAAATCGGCTTATTCAGATAACAGGTTCCGATTTAAAAAAAATTGGAGAACAAATTGTAATATTCTCTCCAAAAGATTTTGGTGAACAATCAAAATTGATCGAAAACCTAGAAAATTACATTACAAAAAAAGTTCTACTAATAGTGTTGGATGGCATCACAACACTATATCGGGAGTCTTTAGGACCTAAAAAAAGTGTATTCCCATTAAATAGAGAATTAAATCGTCAATTGGCTTATCTAGCTGAATTGGCAATAAATCATAAACTTGCTGTCCTTGTTACAAGTCAGATACACTCAGTATTCAATGGAGAAAATTGGAGTACAGAACCTGTGGCCAATAGAATTCTATTACATTGGGCCAAAGTCATTCTAAGCCTACGGCCAACTCCAAAAAGTAATATTAAAAAAGTAATAGTAGAAAGAAATCTCAAAACCAATGACAAAAAAGAAATTTGTTTCTTTACTATTACTAATAATGGTTTGGAATTCCTTGATCAACTCAATACTTAGAAATAGGGGTTATGGATTTTGACATTTTCTCTAAGCTACGATGATCTGTTTCATTTAGCCTATTTCATTATTCCTGCTTATGTCGCTAATGGCATGCCCGTATTATTTGGAGGCGGTCAACCCCTAGACTTGGGAAAGTCCTTCTTTGACGGTCAAAGAATATTTGGTATAAACAAAACTACAAGAGGATTCATAAGTGGTATCTTATTGGGTTCTCTTATTTCATTAATTATGGAATTGATATTGATGGGAGGACTTTTGCTATTAGGGATCTTGGCTTCATTAGGTTCATTACTGGGCGATTTATTTGGATCTTTTTTAAAGCGGAGATTAGGGCTTAACCCTGGGACTCCGTTGCCTTTAATTGATCAATTGGATTTTGTAATCGGGGCACTTGTTATTACTTATCCATTCTATAATTTCAGTATTGAAATGATACTTTTAGTTTTACTCATAACTCCTCCAATACATATCACAGCAAATGCTATAGCTTATTCATTAAAACTGAAAGATACGTTTTGGTAAAAAGTGAAAGTGGGTTTAACCTCCCACTTTGCTATTTAAAAGGAAAGATGAGTAGTACGATATTAGCAGTACTAACATTAAACCAAAGATCAAAGTCATATATGCCTGTCTAGGTTTGTAGACAAGTCTTGTACCTTTTAAGAGAAGATACAGTCCCAATATACCAAGCAAATAGAGAAAACCCGCTACGATGCTTTCACTTATCGTCTGCATATGAAGGCTGCCAGGATAAATAAAAGTCCATCCCCCCTCTCTTGGTATTAATGATATTGCTCTCCCCATCATTATTTCAACATAATTGTATACTCCGCCTACTAGGAAGAAGATTGCTAAGCTAATTACTATTGCTGAGATCAAAGTTAATGAGGGTTTTATACTTAGTAAATCTGAAATTCGTAGTTTGTATTTTAAATTTCTTAGACTCCTTCTGATTTTATAAAATGAATTTGATTCAATTCTAGCTTCTTCTTGACTCAATTTTACCACGATATTATAATCCTTTTATGCAAACCTATGCATATTTTTCAAATTCTGAAAGATCTGCTTTCAATCTTTAAATAGTCTCTTTAAGGTAGATAAATACCTTTGTATAGCTAGAGTTTTAATAAACATTGGAATCGATAAGGCGATAGATATTGCCCCAGAAGGTAAAATGTAGTCATTGTGAAGAATTGCTATATAATGATGAAGATTTAGAATCACCCTTTGAGATAATGAAAAAATTTAACGGCTTATGTCCAAAGTGCAATAATAAATTACATTTTGAAGTGAAAAACGTCAAAATTATTCCAAAAAATATTGAGGAAGACTCTGAAGAATAATTTGATTCGTGTTGTGAAGTGACTATTTTAATTCAAAATTCTTTCCATTCTTCAGTATCTGGTCTTGGATAAAGATCATTGTCTGAGATCTTTTTTACAGTTATAGCATCCTCAGGACATACTTCTCTACACAAACCACAGCCATCACAATTTCTTAGATTTACTTTTGCCTTTCCTTCGTGAATTTCTAATGCGAAGTAAAAGCATGTTCTCTTACAAATACCGCAACCAGTACATTTTTGTTTATCAACGATTGCGTAATATCCTTTATTCCCTCTTTTCACACTACTGGGCGATATTATATGATCTAAAACGGATCCCTTTATTTCATTCAGTGAATTGTATCCATTTTTCTTCATGAATTTGGTTACTTCTGAGATCCAGAAATTCACTATTTCATAACCACGTACCATTACGGCCGAACAACTTTGAATCGCAGAAGCTCCGGCCATTATATATTTTATCGCATCGCTCCATTCAAGCATCCCCATATTTGCCATTATTGGAACCTTAGTTTCCATTGCGGATTTTACAATCCATTTTAATGAGAAGCCTACAAGATAAGGACCGCCAAAACCAATGATACAACCAAAAGGCATAGGTTTGGACGTCTCAATATCGATATCAATAGTAGATATCCTATGAGACAAGGTTAAACAACGTGTACCGGCTTTTTCAAATTCAACAGCCCATTTATCAACTTCCCCAGTTTGGGATGATATTTTTGTACTGAAAGGTATAGCAGATTTCTTATGTGCCAATTTTATGACTTCTTTAGCCATATACATGAGCGACCATCCAAGTTTCACACCTTTTTCCTTTGAACCAGGCTCTCCTGCATAAGGACATGAAAAATTCAATTCAACCAAGTCAGCCTTGCTACTGTTTATTAGATCTATATACTTTTCCCAAGTTTCCATATCACATGCAGTAATGCTTCCAATGATCACACCATCTTCACCCACAAGTTTTTTAGCTTTATTTAATTCCTCTGCGTAATCTTCTGGGCCAAGATGCGAACCCTCTTCAATATCAGTTATTGATAGACTCCTAGGAATAATGTTTGGATAATCACCTTGATCTTTGAGCCAATAAATCTTAAAACGAGGCCTTGGATATGTCCGAGCATAATCAAATGGAACGAGTGTCTTCATCACAGCTCCCGCCCATCCCGAATCAATACCTTTTTTAATATTCTTGGCAGTTTTCGTGGGCGTAGCTGAAGATAATATGAAAGGATTCTTGAGACCCACTCCACATATATCTATTGAAAGGTCTACAGACATAAACAAATCCAACCTAATAATTGATAAGAATGAAGATGTAAAGAAATTAAATTTTGCCAAAAGGCTGTTTATGTATAATATACAAATTCAAGAAACATCTAGGTTATAGAGCTCTCCCATTCTCCTCAGTTTCACACCATCTCCAAATAAAGCAACCATATTTTCTGAATTCATTTGATCCTCTTTTCTTCCTGAAAAAATCACTCGGCCTTGTTTAAGGCCTAGAACATGAGTAATCTCAGGAAAAATTTCTTCAAGGTGATGGGTTACAAAAAGTACCGAGATCTTTCTTTCTTAATAAGTTGTTGAACTGAATCAAGATAATTTCTTCTAGCAATAGGATCAAGACCTGCACAAATCTCATCCAATAATAAAAGACGTGGTTTTTTTAAGGTAGCTCGTGCGATTAATGTCTTCTTCCTTTCTCCGACAGATAACGTGGCAAATAACTGCCTTTCATGATCTCTTAAACCTAAGAGTTGTAAAAGCATCTTAGCACGTTTGACAATTTGTTTTGGAGGTGCGTCAAATAATCTTAAGGTTGAAAAATATCCAGAAAGAACAACTTCCAATACTGTCTGAATCTGTGACATATCTTGTTCAAGAGCAGAGCTTATCCAGCTTATATTATGGCGCAGTTTGTATAACTCTATCTTACCAAACTCTTCCCCAAGCATCTCTACACTTCCAGAAGTAGGCCAGAGATATGTCGATAATATTTTCAAAAGAAGAGTTTTTCCCGCTCCATTTTCGCCAATAATTGCCCAGTGTTCTCCTGAGCGTACTTCCCAATTTATGTTATCGAGAATTCGAACTCCCTCGCGCTCCAAAATGATATTATACAATGCGATTATGGGCTTTTTTTCGTTAGAAATTGTTGTAGAATTTTTTTTACGTTTCAAGTCTATCGGGCCGTTTTGTTAATATATGCTGTATTAAGATCTCGTATGAAATCCTAATCCTTTTTATCATGAGCCAATATTTTCTAGCATTAGATTCTTTTTATCCTAATTTCGAAGGATAGGTCATTTATCTTCCATTTTTTTTCAAAATCAGCACTGAACCTACCATTGGCTTTATCTGACAATATCAATTCTTTACTTCTTGTCTCTTCTTCGATAAACTCTATACTTTTTTCAATCCATTTCTTTTCTCTCTCGCTCGGAATCGTTATTTGTGTTGATATATATGCATCAACAGGTAGATCCATTGTCTTTCTCATTTCTTGAATTCGCCTTACTATATCTCTTGATAATCCTTCTTCAAGCAGGTCTTTTGGGATTACCGCATCTAAATAGATTCTACCTTTAGCGAAGCTACCCACAAAGAATTCTTCAGGCATTTCTTCTTTGAATGAGATCATCTCAGGTTTAATAATGAATTTTCCTTCATCACAAATCAATTCATATTTTCCTTTACTTTGAAATGATTCATAGATATCAGATCCATCGACACTCTTTATTTTATCAGCAATGAGATTAGCATTGTTTTTAAAAGAGGGTCCAAGCAATCTATAATCGGGATTTGCTCTTAGTTTCTTCAACTTTGATTCTTGTTCTATATCGATATATTCAATTTTTTTTACGTTTGCCTGTTCAATTAGGACTTGGTTAATTTTCTTAGTAGCTACCTTAACAGATTCTTCTGTGGTAGCAATTATTATTCTATTTAATGGCTGCCTAAGCTTTATTCCAGCCTCTTGTCTTGCACTTAAAATGGCACTGGTTACTTCTTTTACAATTTCCATATCTTGCTCAAGCTTTTTGTCAATATATTTTGAGTTGACTGCAGGATAATCACTCAAATGTACGCTTTCTGGAACATCAGTTTCAGCAGGTTTAATGACTTCATCATAAAGTTTCTCAGTTAGAAATGGCATAAAAGGGGTGCTGAGCACTAAGAAATTTTTTAATGCATGATATAGAGTTACATAAGCTGATATCTTGTTTTTGCTTTCCCTCTCCAGCCAAAATCTTCTTCTTACAAGCTTGATATACCAACGACTCAAATCTTCCAAAGCAAAATCCATTAAAGACCTAACTACTACGTGGATGGAGTGATTATCCATATTTTCTTTTGAAATAACCTTTAGACTTTCAACTTTTGATATTAGCCATTTATCCTCTATACTAAGATCACTCCAAATCTGACTTATTTTCCATTTCTTTGGAGAAAATAAATCTAGATTCA contains:
- a CDS encoding cytochrome c, which produces MDNRAIIGIVAVIVVIAAVAGYYYMSAPSAPATIPPVEETTPQAIDGGNLFETNCMPCHGAKGEGGSAPALTASNADRSIIENGELDEGMPAFGGPLSPEEITAILEYLQS
- the nikR gene encoding nickel-responsive transcriptional regulator NikR, which translates into the protein MAKIVRLGITFPSELLDDFDSIIKKMGYKNRSKAIQDSVASFISEYKHLDKEKGERVGVLSVLYDHTAKGLEERLTHIQHRFSGIIRSTMHVHLDEKDCLQAIAVKGDTDKIRKLLQSLLTNKGVKQAKLGIVSASSGT
- the tmk gene encoding dTMP kinase, producing the protein MGEHQGVFLVIDGIDGSGKTTHSKTLYYSLKKKGFEVEYTMEPSNGTVGRFIRSEVVSKKKLTPEVEALLFAADRFEHLKNEIIPWLDKGKVVVCDRYVYASIVYQGVQNVDIKWIESLNHFAIEPDLAIYLDVAPEIGLERIKREKSIFENLEFQKRIRKNYLNLVEKGRLTLVDSNKNIEEVNSEILALALQLIESK
- a CDS encoding HD domain-containing protein, with product MHSSKRYWGFVKDPVYGYIRLTDSEKNIIDTRPFQRLRRIKQLAVSYLVYPAANHTRFEHSLGAMHLAGILGESLPIELDNEFITELRLASLLHDIGHGPLSHLFEPLLSKYVNKNHEDMTFWLIQNSILAETLKKEGFDPERISKLAVGRLKDGKYPFLDQVIRSSVDVDKMDFIVRDSYHTGAGYGYVDVYRLIYTMDILNDNLAIDITALSAFEAFLLARLESFKAIYFHRTSRAAQITLLKAMENAMDELKLFNFNSPEDYLKLDDYSIWYMLKKSSQSKAIMKLENRELLKCAYEKTFFDDDQLVTSIFNNEAVRKEIEEEIANKAKIDSDLVTIDIPSLPSVPYHYAIDIEPMNIPTFRKDGKGNKIPQKITELSRIIESLGVFMNIIRVYTESKYREKIRKASQDVLGKTPLSSLISY
- a CDS encoding pyridoxal phosphate-dependent aminotransferase, encoding MSKGLSFAERMSRAGTETAFEVFAMAKEIEKKGTDVVHFEMGEPDFDTPEHIKNAAIQALKDGYTHYTPAQGIPELREAIAEHLNAKFSADIDPNNEIVVMPGAKPGLFMGILAIVNSGDEVIMPNPAFPIYESVVNIVNGVPIPIPLKEENDFRLNPEDVRSKITDKTKMIMLNSPHNPCGSSLLKEEVQELAEIVRENDLWVMSDEIYSDIIYDGEHYSMLSEPGMKERCILIHGFSKSYAMTGWRLGYAVGNSDIISRITKLQINISSCPNAFSQKAAIEALKGPQDCVTEMVSEYKKRRDAIVDGLNSIKGISCKLPTGAFYVFPNIKDTGMKSRDLMEHFLHNAHVAALHGDAFGSYGEGYMRFSYATSLDNINKGLERIKESMEKL
- a CDS encoding Clp1/GlmU family protein, whose amino-acid sequence is MELIAKQEDSILLSGPASITLKNGKANILGVDLSLGRKIIVLKEQQLIVKVDTSASFEINLGKKAKYKVVQGSTISNSWKEIVKRIKKKNYKRIIVIGGVDSGKSTICTFLANSFLKSGLEANLIDADIGQSDIGPPTTIGLGHMNCYINSLSFVKVTRLFFIGDTTPNQVIEKVILGIKKILDYIESSKLPLIINTDGWIIGPEAINYKRKILNVTSPDLILGIGEVNNFEKIIENDEKGSFNFLHSSDYVKKRSKDERRNLREYGYRKYLENGSIKRISLHKVKFEGIDNRLDYRSRLLGLLDEEGFLQGIGILKEFNESEGEIRIYTPVRNLDGISKIVAGSIIISESGKELNSDFYL
- a CDS encoding AAA family ATPase; translated protein: MDEEHFISSGSPFLNKILKKGFPINHISLIYGEASTGKTTLVMQSSFEVVKENFKVLYIDFDHSFSLNRLIQITGSDLKKIGEQIVIFSPKDFGEQSKLIENLENYITKKVLLIVLDGITTLYRESLGPKKSVFPLNRELNRQLAYLAELAINHKLAVLVTSQIHSVFNGENWSTEPVANRILLHWAKVILSLRPTPKSNIKKVIVERNLKTNDKKEICFFTITNNGLEFLDQLNT
- a CDS encoding CDP-2,3-bis-(O-geranylgeranyl)-sn-glycerol synthase, encoding MTFSLSYDDLFHLAYFIIPAYVANGMPVLFGGGQPLDLGKSFFDGQRIFGINKTTRGFISGILLGSLISLIMELILMGGLLLLGILASLGSLLGDLFGSFLKRRLGLNPGTPLPLIDQLDFVIGALVITYPFYNFSIEMILLVLLITPPIHITANAIAYSLKLKDTFW
- a CDS encoding 4Fe-4S binding protein, with the translated sequence MSVDLSIDICGVGLKNPFILSSATPTKTAKNIKKGIDSGWAGAVMKTLVPFDYARTYPRPRFKIYWLKDQGDYPNIIPRSLSITDIEEGSHLGPEDYAEELNKAKKLVGEDGVIIGSITACDMETWEKYIDLINSSKADLVELNFSCPYAGEPGSKEKGVKLGWSLMYMAKEVIKLAHKKSAIPFSTKISSQTGEVDKWAVEFEKAGTRCLTLSHRISTIDIDIETSKPMPFGCIIGFGGPYLVGFSLKWIVKSAMETKVPIMANMGMLEWSDAIKYIMAGASAIQSCSAVMVRGYEIVNFWISEVTKFMKKNGYNSLNEIKGSVLDHIISPSSVKRGNKGYYAIVDKQKCTGCGICKRTCFYFALEIHEGKAKVNLRNCDGCGLCREVCPEDAITVKKISDNDLYPRPDTEEWKEF
- a CDS encoding ATP-binding cassette domain-containing protein; the protein is MKRKKNSTTISNEKKPIIALYNIILEREGVRILDNINWEVRSGEHWAIIGENGAGKTLLLKILSTYLWPTSGSVEMLGEEFGKIELYKLRHNISWISSALEQDMSQIQTVLEVVLSGYFSTLRLFDAPPKQIVKRAKMLLQLLGLRDHERQLFATLSVGERKKTLIARATLKKPRLLLLDEICAGLDPIARRNYLDSVQQLIKKERSRYFL